The following proteins come from a genomic window of Enterococcus gilvus ATCC BAA-350:
- a CDS encoding ABC transporter ATP-binding protein: protein MELLRIEHLSKVYGKGDNRVVALDDVSLTIEKGEFVAIIGTSGSGKSTLLHMIGGVDVPTSGKIYLDGQDVYAQNNEKLAIFRRRQVGLIYQFHNLIPTLNVVENITLPVLMDKRRVNQERLNELLELLGLSQRKNHLPNQLSGGQQQRVSVGRGLVNAPAVLLADEPTGSLDSKNGHEILTLLKMSNRKYGQTLIVVTHDEEIALQADRIIGISDGHVVRDERLV, encoded by the coding sequence ATGGAGCTGTTGCGAATCGAACATCTTAGTAAAGTGTATGGGAAAGGGGACAATCGAGTGGTTGCCCTAGACGATGTGTCGTTGACGATCGAAAAAGGGGAATTTGTTGCGATCATTGGAACATCTGGGTCAGGTAAATCGACGCTATTGCATATGATCGGAGGCGTGGATGTCCCTACAAGCGGGAAAATTTATTTGGATGGGCAAGATGTGTACGCGCAAAATAATGAAAAACTGGCTATTTTTCGGCGGAGACAGGTAGGGCTGATTTATCAATTTCACAATTTGATCCCGACGCTGAATGTCGTAGAGAACATCACGTTACCTGTTTTAATGGATAAACGGCGAGTGAACCAAGAACGGCTCAACGAATTGTTAGAGTTGCTGGGATTGAGTCAACGCAAAAATCATTTGCCCAATCAATTGTCAGGTGGACAACAGCAGCGTGTCTCTGTTGGACGCGGATTGGTCAACGCGCCAGCGGTTTTATTGGCGGATGAGCCGACAGGAAGCTTGGATAGTAAAAACGGGCATGAAATTCTTACTCTCCTGAAGATGAGTAATCGAAAGTATGGTCAAACCTTGATCGTGGTGACCCATGACGAGGAGATCGCGCTGCAGGCAGATCGCATTATCGGTATCTCTGATGGTCACGTGGTACGAGACGAGAGGCTGGTGTGA
- a CDS encoding sensor histidine kinase: MGRNREFRVFARLFLLVTAILTGIGFYFGTVSGMLVLITTFLFGCLFFLATRARYQRIAQISEQIDRVLHNEDHLFIDALEEGELSVLQSEIAKMTLRIREQNAALQKEKENLADSLADIAHQLRTPLTSATLLLTLAKDKTGDKEQKGALREIEVLLFRMDGLITALLKLSRLDADVVEFHQEKVNLQELIDRSLRPFLVTLDLHEIQVERAVPSTLSIYGDPIWLSEAIQNIVKNCIESIGDQGEITVSATENPLYTELTIHDSGEGFEASDLRQVFERFYQGQNGEKSGFGIGMSLSHSIIKRQGGTIVAKNHPDGGALFVLRFPK, from the coding sequence ATGGGTAGAAATCGAGAATTTCGAGTATTCGCACGGCTGTTTTTACTTGTTACTGCGATTTTAACGGGGATCGGTTTTTATTTTGGAACAGTCTCTGGCATGCTGGTTTTGATAACAACATTTCTTTTCGGGTGCCTTTTTTTCCTAGCCACACGTGCTCGATACCAGCGGATCGCACAAATATCTGAACAAATCGACCGGGTTTTACACAATGAGGACCATTTGTTCATCGATGCTCTGGAGGAGGGAGAGCTGTCGGTTTTGCAAAGTGAGATTGCTAAAATGACACTGCGAATTCGGGAGCAGAACGCGGCACTTCAAAAGGAAAAAGAAAATTTAGCAGATTCTCTCGCGGATATCGCTCATCAATTGCGTACCCCTCTGACCTCCGCCACTCTCTTATTAACTTTGGCGAAGGATAAAACGGGGGATAAGGAGCAGAAAGGGGCACTGAGAGAAATCGAAGTGTTGCTATTTCGCATGGATGGACTGATTACAGCGTTGCTGAAATTGTCACGATTGGATGCGGATGTCGTAGAATTCCATCAGGAAAAAGTGAATCTTCAGGAATTGATTGATCGATCTTTGCGCCCCTTTTTAGTTACGCTGGATCTTCATGAAATTCAAGTGGAACGAGCTGTTCCATCCACGTTGTCGATTTATGGCGATCCAATCTGGCTTTCAGAAGCAATTCAGAATATCGTCAAAAATTGTATCGAAAGTATCGGTGATCAAGGAGAAATCACGGTCTCAGCAACGGAGAACCCCTTGTATACGGAACTCACGATCCATGATTCAGGCGAGGGTTTTGAAGCATCGGACCTGCGACAGGTGTTCGAGCGTTTTTACCAAGGACAAAATGGTGAAAAATCTGGGTTTGGAATCGGCATGTCCCTCAGCCACTCGATTATCAAACGTCAGGGAGGGACGATCGTGGCGAAAAATCACCCTGATGGCGGTGCACTGTTCGTCCTGCGTTTTCCCAAGTGA
- a CDS encoding ABC transporter permease codes for MNIFNKITLQSMKKNRTRTLVTILGVLLSSAMIAAVATFALSLQHYMVKGAEQKYGGWQVAFQDTTPDFAKKQETNTAVEKTATFEDIGYGKLEGGKNPNKPYLFVAGFNQQTYGSLPIKLLSGRLPKSSEEVVIPAHIAANGGVRYSIGDTLSIRLGERKKGTRRLTQHDTYDQEKKNNESLTDTTLRNFKVVGICERPGFEEKGAPGYTVITLGNNEEKSDPISLFVTLKHPRKARSFARNVAGNTPYTLNDEVLRFIGASDDKVFNMLLYSIGVILIALIMVGSIFLIYNSFTISLNERMHQFGILASIGATPKQLRNSVLFEGLCIGAVGIPLGTLVGLLSIQIVITIVAKNFRNILYANIPLTVTLSVPILLAAAAVSLITILISAYIPAKKAARTPVMESIRQSNEVKISPKDMKMNTFSERLYGLEGMLALKNFKRNKKRYRTIVLSLALSVILFVSARSFASNMQESSKHMVAQSDYDIVLTSSELPEQELLHLYKKLQKVEGVTTSSYQAIGQYNSRVKAQDLSKAYLKGKDATSEDSKEVPLDMQFLEDHAYARFVKSLHLPIADYTGSNGKLIAVAKQRIEGAEGEDTLTDLFSKKELLLAIAPQIQGKPAWDQSQTVPVTFTDTYQVDPLPKQSVDKKPYVFMVIAPYQRRAQFSPTGADPTMGLTFLSDNPGRSATEMKTIIDQEGITANYDLYNVREIFEQNRNIIFVVNLFSSVFVVMIALIAIANVFNTISTNIKLRRRELAMLRSIGMGDRDFTKMMLYECAFYGWRALLLGVPVASLLSWVIYKGMSKGGAEISFQFPWGALMISILGVFLIVVITMLYAVKKIKKETIIEALRDDLA; via the coding sequence ATGAATATCTTCAATAAAATCACCCTGCAAAGCATGAAAAAGAACCGTACAAGAACTTTGGTGACGATCTTGGGGGTTCTGCTATCCTCAGCAATGATCGCTGCGGTAGCTACCTTTGCGCTTTCACTGCAACATTATATGGTGAAGGGGGCGGAGCAAAAATATGGCGGCTGGCAGGTAGCGTTTCAGGATACTACACCTGATTTTGCCAAAAAGCAGGAAACGAACACGGCCGTTGAGAAAACAGCCACCTTCGAGGACATTGGTTACGGCAAGCTTGAGGGAGGAAAAAATCCAAACAAGCCGTATCTTTTTGTGGCAGGGTTCAATCAACAGACCTATGGGAGCTTACCCATTAAGCTGTTGTCCGGAAGATTGCCGAAATCGAGTGAGGAGGTCGTGATCCCAGCGCATATCGCCGCGAATGGCGGCGTCCGCTATTCGATTGGTGATACTTTGTCGATCCGTTTGGGTGAACGGAAAAAAGGGACAAGGAGACTCACCCAGCATGATACTTACGATCAGGAAAAGAAAAACAATGAATCTTTGACGGATACCACACTAAGAAACTTTAAAGTCGTGGGTATTTGTGAGCGACCAGGATTTGAAGAAAAGGGAGCTCCTGGGTATACGGTGATTACTCTCGGAAATAATGAGGAGAAGTCTGATCCAATCAGTCTCTTTGTCACACTGAAGCACCCTCGAAAAGCCCGCTCTTTTGCTAGAAATGTAGCGGGGAACACCCCGTACACGTTGAACGATGAAGTATTGCGATTTATCGGCGCTTCCGACGACAAGGTCTTCAATATGCTGCTGTATTCGATTGGTGTGATCTTGATTGCGCTGATCATGGTCGGTTCTATCTTCTTGATCTATAATTCCTTTACGATTTCGTTGAATGAGCGAATGCATCAATTCGGAATCTTGGCTTCGATCGGGGCAACACCGAAGCAGTTGAGAAATTCAGTTTTGTTCGAAGGACTTTGTATTGGCGCGGTGGGGATTCCTTTAGGGACATTAGTGGGTCTTTTAAGTATCCAGATCGTCATCACGATCGTGGCTAAAAACTTTCGCAACATTCTCTATGCGAATATACCATTAACAGTCACGCTGTCTGTTCCAATCTTATTGGCGGCAGCGGCAGTCAGTCTGATAACCATTCTGATCTCCGCATATATCCCTGCGAAAAAGGCGGCAAGAACGCCAGTAATGGAAAGCATCCGTCAATCCAATGAAGTCAAGATCTCGCCGAAGGATATGAAGATGAACACCTTTTCTGAACGACTATACGGATTGGAAGGGATGTTGGCGTTAAAAAATTTCAAACGGAATAAGAAACGTTATCGGACGATCGTTTTGTCTCTTGCGCTGAGTGTCATTTTGTTCGTGTCCGCGCGCTCTTTTGCCAGTAATATGCAGGAGTCCTCGAAGCATATGGTGGCACAATCTGATTATGATATTGTTCTGACCAGTTCGGAGCTGCCTGAACAAGAGCTGCTTCACCTGTATAAAAAGCTGCAGAAAGTTGAAGGCGTTACTACTAGTTCGTATCAGGCAATCGGGCAATACAATAGTCGCGTGAAGGCGCAGGATCTTTCTAAAGCCTATCTTAAAGGAAAGGATGCGACATCTGAGGATTCTAAAGAAGTGCCACTGGACATGCAATTTCTAGAGGATCATGCGTATGCGCGTTTTGTTAAAAGTCTGCATTTGCCAATCGCGGATTATACTGGAAGCAATGGCAAGCTGATCGCTGTTGCTAAACAACGCATCGAGGGAGCTGAAGGAGAAGATACCCTTACCGACCTCTTTTCTAAGAAAGAGCTGCTGCTGGCGATCGCACCCCAGATTCAAGGAAAACCTGCTTGGGATCAGTCGCAAACAGTTCCTGTGACTTTTACGGATACGTACCAAGTCGACCCTTTGCCGAAGCAGTCCGTGGACAAGAAGCCTTACGTGTTTATGGTGATCGCTCCATATCAGAGGAGAGCTCAATTTTCGCCAACAGGGGCGGATCCAACGATGGGATTGACCTTCTTATCTGATAACCCGGGACGTTCTGCTACGGAGATGAAAACAATCATTGATCAAGAGGGAATCACTGCAAACTATGATCTGTACAACGTGAGAGAAATCTTTGAGCAAAATCGAAACATAATTTTCGTGGTGAATCTTTTTAGTTCAGTCTTTGTCGTGATGATCGCCTTGATTGCGATCGCCAATGTGTTCAATACGATCTCTACGAATATCAAGCTGCGTCGGCGGGAGCTGGCGATGCTGCGCTCTATTGGAATGGGAGATCGTGATTTCACTAAAATGATGCTTTATGAGTGCGCCTTTTATGGCTGGCGCGCATTGTTATTGGGCGTTCCTGTCGCAAGCCTTCTTTCTTGGGTGATCTATAAGGGCATGTCGAAGGGGGGCGCTGAGATCAGCTTTCAATTTCCGTGGGGTGCCTTAATGATCAGTATTCTAGGAGTCTTCCTGATTGTGGTGATCACGATGCTTTATGCAGTGAAGAAAATCAAAAAAGAAACGATAATCGAAGCGTTGCGAGACGATCTCGCTTAG
- a CDS encoding ABC transporter permease subunit has protein sequence MKFLRATPQKKAVLSKSIGNLTLLLIVALFSFILIFSLVKMNRPIQILPSEDSLATARSSHDFLSVSNLWYFSVRTMFRMIVGMIWSFLFSFIFGILAVKYKTARRIILPMVNFLESVPLLGFLTFTTAWLLGLFPGNVLGAECVAVFAIFTGQAWNIMLTLYQIMEVIPADLSNVADQFKLNPWEKFWRLEFVYAIPGLLWNVIISQTAAWFALVASEQASVALPKDTTLFLPGIGSYIQVALDRADFRACLWAVLALLLNVVILNFLVFQPMVRATYYFKYEADVESSVPPKSVVYRLLRHATLSKAIAKGFRNFARFWLYRLPAFWYTCHLDRVYKGVAKFRNFFKTLWYVCLAIVVIYSSIKLYHFLPHQDFSMIPRLTLYTTLRVTLAMLFAGLIFTPLAIWVASDNRRLNIVQPIGQILGSIPSNVYTPFIVIVISMGANKLQWWILPLIMVGCQWYYFFNVIAGYLAIPDEIRDVTKLFKLSKWQWWFKYLIPSILPYIITAIINAAGAAWNADIAAESIQWGKKTISVNGLGQYISVNDGIKNKSALGTLAMCFMVGLCIAFIWQPLYRVAKEKFHY, from the coding sequence TTGAAATTTTTACGCGCAACACCACAGAAAAAGGCGGTACTTTCGAAAAGCATCGGGAATCTCACCCTCCTGCTGATCGTTGCACTTTTTTCCTTTATTCTCATTTTTTCTTTAGTTAAGATGAATCGCCCGATCCAGATCCTGCCATCCGAAGACTCCTTAGCCACCGCAAGGTCTTCCCATGATTTTTTATCGGTCTCGAATCTTTGGTATTTCTCTGTTCGGACAATGTTCCGTATGATCGTTGGAATGATCTGGTCCTTTCTTTTCTCCTTCATTTTCGGAATACTCGCGGTTAAATACAAAACGGCTAGACGAATTATTTTGCCTATGGTCAATTTTCTTGAATCCGTACCATTGTTAGGGTTTCTGACCTTTACGACGGCTTGGCTGCTTGGCCTCTTTCCAGGAAATGTTTTGGGGGCAGAATGTGTCGCGGTCTTCGCGATTTTTACCGGTCAAGCTTGGAATATCATGCTGACCTTGTATCAGATCATGGAGGTCATCCCTGCCGATCTATCGAACGTGGCCGATCAATTCAAGCTCAATCCATGGGAAAAATTTTGGCGTCTCGAGTTTGTTTACGCGATCCCGGGCTTATTGTGGAATGTGATCATCTCTCAGACCGCCGCATGGTTTGCCCTAGTTGCCAGTGAACAGGCTTCAGTCGCGCTGCCAAAAGATACCACACTGTTTCTTCCGGGGATCGGTTCTTACATTCAAGTCGCTTTGGACCGCGCCGACTTCAGAGCCTGTTTGTGGGCTGTCCTAGCGTTATTGCTAAATGTCGTTATTCTCAATTTCCTCGTCTTCCAGCCTATGGTGCGGGCGACTTACTACTTCAAATATGAAGCAGATGTTGAAAGCTCCGTTCCACCAAAATCTGTCGTTTATCGTCTGCTGAGACATGCGACGCTATCCAAGGCAATCGCAAAGGGCTTTCGCAATTTTGCTCGTTTTTGGCTTTATAGGCTCCCAGCCTTTTGGTACACCTGCCATTTGGACCGAGTATATAAAGGGGTCGCAAAGTTCCGAAATTTCTTTAAAACACTTTGGTATGTCTGCCTCGCTATTGTTGTTATCTATAGTTCGATCAAGCTCTATCATTTCTTGCCTCATCAAGATTTCAGCATGATTCCAAGATTGACTCTTTACACCACCCTTCGCGTAACTTTGGCGATGCTCTTCGCCGGACTTATTTTTACGCCATTAGCCATTTGGGTCGCAAGTGACAATCGGCGGCTCAATATTGTTCAGCCGATTGGGCAGATTTTAGGGTCGATTCCTTCAAATGTCTATACTCCCTTCATCGTTATCGTGATCAGTATGGGCGCAAATAAGCTTCAATGGTGGATTCTCCCCCTCATCATGGTCGGCTGCCAATGGTATTACTTCTTTAATGTGATCGCCGGTTATTTAGCGATACCTGATGAGATCCGCGACGTGACTAAGCTGTTTAAATTGTCAAAATGGCAGTGGTGGTTCAAGTATCTGATCCCTTCGATCTTGCCCTACATCATCACCGCCATCATCAATGCTGCGGGGGCCGCTTGGAATGCCGATATCGCTGCAGAAAGTATCCAATGGGGAAAAAAGACCATCAGCGTAAACGGCTTGGGGCAGTACATCTCAGTGAATGACGGTATAAAGAACAAGTCCGCATTAGGGACCTTAGCCATGTGCTTCATGGTCGGGCTATGCATTGCTTTTATCTGGCAGCCCCTGTACCGAGTAGCAAAGGAAAAATTTCATTATTAA
- a CDS encoding response regulator transcription factor, protein MTHIFLVEDDRSIAENLMTLLQTDGFSVTHAATKWEALEHLEQQQFDLALVDISLPDGNGFTVCTAIKGEQDIPVIFLTASGDEASVVTGLTMGADDYITKPFRPRELLARIRNALRKYDHSKVRFEVLGLRVDPASGIVQKDGREVFLSALEYRLLLVFVNNPQNILTREQLLDELWDTTGEFVNDNTLTVYIKRLREKIEEVPSNPKIILTVRGIGYRLGGING, encoded by the coding sequence ATGACACATATATTCTTAGTAGAGGACGATCGATCTATCGCAGAAAATTTAATGACGTTATTACAAACAGACGGGTTTTCGGTGACACATGCGGCAACAAAATGGGAAGCCCTCGAGCACCTAGAACAACAGCAGTTTGATCTCGCGTTGGTTGATATTTCACTTCCGGATGGAAATGGGTTTACGGTTTGCACAGCAATCAAAGGGGAACAGGATATTCCAGTTATTTTTTTGACGGCTTCTGGCGATGAGGCGAGCGTTGTGACGGGATTGACCATGGGAGCGGATGATTATATTACTAAGCCGTTTCGCCCACGGGAGTTGTTGGCGCGAATAAGGAATGCGCTGCGAAAATACGACCATAGCAAAGTCCGATTTGAGGTGTTGGGGCTGCGTGTCGATCCTGCGAGCGGGATCGTTCAAAAGGATGGTCGTGAGGTGTTTCTTTCTGCATTAGAATATCGCTTGCTGCTGGTATTCGTCAACAATCCTCAAAACATTCTTACGCGTGAACAATTGCTGGACGAGCTATGGGATACGACTGGTGAATTTGTGAATGACAATACGTTGACCGTATACATCAAGCGGTTGCGGGAGAAGATAGAGGAGGTTCCTTCCAATCCAAAAATCATTTTGACCGTCCGTGGCATCGGCTATCGGCTAGGTGGCATCAATGGGTAG
- a CDS encoding LysR family transcriptional regulator, with translation MSIEKLEYFYVIAKYNSLSKASQELFVGISSLSSALKSLENELGYELFTRYGKKLMLSEEGKEILPFVKRIIEEARKIHFPLYQRVERPTFKVGVSESVFLFEAGEYPCTNEAYTITYTHAAPLALLNQLKQKEVDLVITNSLVDDPQLERTPLPLIRSKIVLAANSSMIPALSQATPESLAKLPFIVLSDHLGHQQLTQRMTDYFQIAPEYLYCQDSLGIHKWLHLQKGVCVIHAIEKEWLANEWVHFFSLPPALSLEYYLYKNKSNSELFGIEEVEAHVKQLFKEIARKENDCPENVSSYN, from the coding sequence ATGTCGATTGAAAAATTGGAGTACTTCTATGTTATTGCAAAATACAACAGCCTTTCTAAAGCCTCGCAGGAATTATTTGTTGGGATCTCATCTTTGAGCTCGGCGCTCAAAAGTCTCGAGAATGAACTGGGCTATGAGTTGTTTACCCGCTATGGCAAGAAGCTGATGCTAAGTGAAGAGGGAAAGGAGATTCTGCCTTTTGTCAAACGAATCATTGAAGAAGCGAGAAAAATCCATTTTCCGCTGTATCAACGGGTGGAACGTCCGACCTTCAAAGTGGGTGTCAGTGAATCGGTCTTCCTATTTGAAGCGGGGGAGTACCCTTGTACAAACGAAGCGTACACCATCACCTACACCCATGCAGCGCCTTTAGCATTGTTGAATCAGTTGAAGCAAAAAGAGGTGGATCTAGTGATCACCAATAGTTTAGTGGATGACCCTCAACTGGAGCGTACGCCCTTGCCCTTGATCCGCTCAAAAATAGTCCTTGCGGCAAATTCTTCAATGATTCCTGCATTAAGCCAAGCAACGCCAGAGTCCTTGGCGAAACTGCCCTTTATTGTGTTAAGCGATCATCTAGGTCATCAGCAGCTGACGCAGCGAATGACCGATTATTTTCAAATCGCTCCTGAGTATCTGTATTGTCAGGACAGTTTAGGGATTCATAAGTGGCTGCACCTGCAAAAAGGCGTGTGTGTTATTCATGCGATCGAAAAGGAATGGCTGGCGAACGAATGGGTCCACTTTTTTTCATTGCCTCCTGCCTTGAGTCTGGAGTATTATTTATATAAAAATAAAAGCAATAGCGAGCTTTTTGGCATCGAAGAAGTCGAGGCGCACGTGAAGCAGCTATTCAAGGAGATTGCCCGCAAGGAAAATGACTGTCCAGAGAATGTTTCGTCTTATAACTAG
- a CDS encoding universal stress protein, with protein MNSKKIMVGVDESPDALKAFRYAIQEARHEMAELLIVSILEEQKINVYQSMDKNYWEKEMEALKERCAAYKKEALEYGVVRVTVLVDKGNPGELIVNKYIPAYEPDLLIIGAKSTSRIRNFFGSQAAYMARYAKISTTIIR; from the coding sequence ATGAATAGTAAGAAAATCATGGTAGGGGTAGATGAGAGTCCTGATGCGCTAAAAGCCTTTCGCTACGCGATTCAAGAAGCGCGACACGAGATGGCTGAACTGCTGATCGTTTCAATTTTAGAAGAACAAAAGATAAATGTTTATCAGTCTATGGACAAAAACTACTGGGAGAAGGAAATGGAGGCGTTGAAAGAACGCTGTGCTGCCTACAAAAAGGAGGCGCTTGAATATGGCGTGGTTCGTGTCACCGTGCTCGTTGATAAAGGTAATCCGGGGGAGCTGATCGTGAATAAATATATTCCAGCCTACGAACCGGATCTCCTGATTATCGGCGCGAAGTCAACGAGTCGGATTCGAAATTTCTTCGGCAGCCAAGCTGCGTATATGGCAAGATATGCCAAGATATCAACAACGATCATTCGTTGA
- a CDS encoding LCP family protein translates to MKRSQKIVLLCLTALLMCAISVSAYSLFVNQHLRNTLDNGYHPIKNEYQTTTKKDTESFLVMGLDNTIERKLGTTRTDAMMVITVNHKTKKITFCSLPRDSFVPISSKNYQGNQRIEAAYTINGPTASVNTVENLLKIPIDHYCVFNFLSFIQFIDAIDGIDINVQHAFDGVTKDGPGAIHFDAGKQHVDGTKALSYARERHSDNDIMRGFRQQEIIQAVGKKLTSKTAVKNLTKIIDSFDNNIQTDITSDQLMDLMKSGLLYNSYEKQRVDFDWRTFSNQGRSMVELYPDSIEYVSHELRVSLGIDKKDARDKKTNPFHTNGEYLYQSDYSVQDADAEDKETTSLNGNTYIGTAGNTETGPLPTVKTKNGFVQ, encoded by the coding sequence ATGAAACGCTCGCAAAAAATTGTTTTACTATGCCTCACGGCTCTATTGATGTGCGCCATTTCAGTCTCTGCCTATTCCTTATTTGTCAATCAGCATTTGAGAAATACCTTAGACAACGGGTATCATCCCATCAAAAACGAGTACCAGACAACCACGAAAAAAGACACCGAATCCTTTCTAGTCATGGGATTGGATAACACGATCGAAAGAAAGCTGGGTACTACTCGAACGGACGCGATGATGGTCATTACCGTCAATCACAAAACCAAGAAAATCACCTTTTGCAGCCTGCCGCGTGACAGCTTCGTGCCCATCAGCTCAAAAAACTATCAGGGCAATCAACGCATAGAAGCCGCCTATACCATCAACGGTCCGACGGCTTCGGTCAACACGGTAGAAAACCTATTGAAAATCCCGATCGATCACTATTGTGTATTTAATTTTCTATCCTTTATTCAGTTCATCGACGCCATCGACGGGATCGATATCAATGTGCAGCACGCATTTGATGGCGTGACAAAAGACGGCCCCGGTGCCATTCATTTTGATGCCGGCAAACAACATGTCGATGGTACAAAGGCGCTCTCCTATGCTAGAGAACGGCATAGCGACAACGACATCATGCGGGGCTTTCGTCAACAGGAGATCATTCAAGCTGTGGGGAAAAAGCTGACCTCTAAAACAGCCGTCAAAAACCTGACCAAGATCATAGACTCTTTCGATAACAATATTCAAACAGATATCACCTCGGATCAGCTAATGGACCTGATGAAAAGCGGGCTGCTCTATAACAGCTATGAAAAACAACGAGTCGACTTTGATTGGCGCACCTTCAGCAATCAAGGACGCAGTATGGTGGAACTTTATCCAGATAGTATCGAGTATGTGAGTCATGAATTACGCGTCAGTCTCGGGATCGATAAAAAGGACGCACGGGATAAAAAAACAAATCCCTTCCATACCAATGGTGAATACCTCTATCAAAGTGACTACTCTGTACAAGACGCGGACGCCGAAGACAAAGAAACTACTTCTTTGAACGGCAATACGTATATAGGCACCGCGGGCAACACCGAGACCGGCCCTCTCCCTACCGTCAAAACTAAAAACGGCTTTGTTCAATAA
- a CDS encoding Nramp family divalent metal transporter, with amino-acid sequence MKATHEKNSDTATRKHHLIEYANGPSLEEINGTITVPKDLGFWRTLFAYSGPGALVAVGYMDPGNWSTSITGGQNFQYLLMSVILLSSLIAMLLQYMSAKLGIVSQMDLAQAIRARTSKTLGIVLWLLTELAIMATDIAEVIGGAIALYLLFNIPLVIAVFITVFDVLLLLLLTKIGFRKIEAIVVALIVVIFIIFAYQVALSKPEWRAVFQGLLPRSEAFSTSRSVAGQTPLTGALGIIGATVMPHNLYLHSSIVQSRKINHDDQEDIARTLRFSKWDSNIQLTMAFFINSLLLIMGVAVFKTGSVADPSFFGLYKALSDPSVMTNSLLAQVASSGILSVLFAVALLASGQNSTITGTLTGQIIMEGFVHMRVPIWLRRLITRLLSVIPVLICVFMTSGKSEVEEHIAINNLMNNSQVFLAFALPFSMLPLLMFTDSRVEMGERFKNSWVVKLLGWISVIGLIFLNMKGLPNQIEGFFGETPSAGQVQLADTIAYAIVVVVLLMLVWTTIELYKGNKRYAQQLNAVKHEGKNEDE; translated from the coding sequence TTGAAGGCTACACATGAAAAGAACTCGGACACCGCTACCCGTAAGCATCATTTAATAGAATACGCCAATGGACCATCGCTTGAAGAAATCAACGGCACGATCACGGTTCCAAAGGATCTTGGTTTTTGGCGAACGCTCTTTGCCTATTCTGGGCCGGGTGCGCTAGTGGCTGTAGGATATATGGACCCAGGAAATTGGTCGACTTCTATCACGGGAGGGCAAAATTTTCAGTACTTATTGATGTCCGTTATTCTCCTCTCAAGTCTGATCGCGATGCTTCTTCAATATATGTCCGCGAAGCTGGGGATCGTTTCCCAGATGGATCTGGCGCAAGCGATCCGCGCCCGAACAAGCAAGACGCTGGGGATCGTTTTGTGGCTATTAACGGAGCTGGCGATCATGGCGACGGACATAGCGGAGGTCATCGGAGGGGCGATCGCGCTGTACTTATTGTTCAACATCCCTTTAGTGATCGCCGTGTTTATCACCGTCTTTGACGTTTTGCTGCTGCTATTATTGACAAAGATCGGCTTTCGCAAGATCGAGGCGATCGTTGTCGCGCTGATCGTCGTTATTTTCATCATTTTTGCGTACCAGGTCGCATTGTCGAAGCCCGAATGGCGAGCCGTTTTTCAAGGATTGCTTCCTCGTTCGGAGGCGTTCTCTACGTCTCGTTCCGTCGCTGGACAAACACCATTGACTGGTGCCTTGGGAATTATCGGCGCAACGGTCATGCCCCACAACCTTTATTTGCATTCGTCGATCGTTCAAAGTCGGAAAATTAATCATGACGATCAAGAGGACATCGCACGTACGTTGCGTTTTTCAAAATGGGATTCCAACATCCAACTAACGATGGCCTTTTTCATCAATTCTTTGTTGCTGATCATGGGTGTGGCTGTGTTTAAAACTGGCAGCGTAGCCGATCCGTCTTTTTTCGGCTTGTACAAAGCCTTGTCTGATCCATCAGTCATGACAAATAGCCTCTTGGCGCAGGTCGCCAGCTCAGGAATTCTGTCGGTCCTCTTCGCCGTCGCCTTGTTGGCTTCTGGACAAAATTCAACGATCACCGGCACACTTACTGGGCAAATCATCATGGAGGGGTTTGTTCATATGAGAGTCCCAATCTGGCTTCGTCGTTTGATCACGCGGCTTTTGTCTGTCATTCCTGTACTGATCTGTGTATTCATGACCAGCGGGAAAAGTGAGGTGGAGGAGCACATCGCCATCAACAATTTGATGAACAACTCGCAAGTTTTTCTCGCCTTCGCATTGCCGTTCTCGATGCTGCCTTTGCTGATGTTTACCGATAGCCGCGTGGAGATGGGGGAGCGTTTCAAAAATTCGTGGGTAGTAAAATTGTTGGGCTGGATCTCTGTAATTGGGCTGATTTTCTTGAATATGAAGGGATTGCCTAATCAAATCGAAGGATTTTTCGGCGAAACACCGTCTGCGGGGCAGGTACAGCTTGCGGATACCATCGCCTACGCCATCGTCGTTGTTGTTCTCTTGATGCTGGTTTGGACGACGATCGAATTGTACAAAGGAAATAAACGGTACGCGCAACAGCTTAATGCCGTCAAACATGAAGGGAAGAATGAAGATGAATAG